The Streptomyces sp. NBC_01275 genome has a segment encoding these proteins:
- the gndA gene encoding NADP-dependent phosphogluconate dehydrogenase: MNTSAAANIGVVGLAVMGSNLARNLASREGNTVAVYNRTHARTEELVNGHPEAGFVAAASVDEFVASLARPRTAIIMVQAGAGTDAVIDQLAERFEPGDIIVDGGNANFQDTIAREQRMAPTGIHFVGVGISGGEEGALNGPSIMPGGSEDSYRTLGPILASIAAVAEGEPCVTHVGTDGAGHFVKMIHNGIEYADMQLIGEAYDLLRTVGGLRPQAIADVFAAWNKGPLESYLIEITAEILRQVDAATGEPFVDVVLDQAGSKGTGVWTVQNALDLGIPVGGIAEAVFARAVSSKPAQRAAVRGLVTSRPEVQKAEPGFADDVAKALYASKVVAYAQGFDAIIAGAEKYGWNIHKDAIAKIWRGGCIIRAGFLNRIAEAYTENPDIATLLEAPYFAQAVTEGEAAWRRIVATAALSGVPVPGFSSALSYYDSLAAERLPAALIQGQRDFFGAHTYRRTDKEGTFHTLWSGDRTEIETEGSSH, translated from the coding sequence ATGAACACCAGCGCAGCCGCGAACATCGGCGTCGTCGGGCTGGCGGTGATGGGATCGAACCTGGCACGCAACCTCGCCTCCCGCGAGGGCAACACCGTCGCCGTCTACAACCGCACCCATGCCCGTACCGAAGAACTCGTCAACGGCCACCCCGAGGCGGGCTTCGTCGCCGCCGCGTCGGTCGACGAGTTCGTCGCGTCACTGGCCAGGCCGCGCACCGCGATCATCATGGTGCAGGCGGGAGCGGGCACGGACGCGGTCATCGACCAGCTCGCCGAGCGCTTCGAGCCCGGCGACATCATCGTCGACGGCGGCAACGCGAACTTCCAGGACACCATCGCCCGCGAGCAGCGGATGGCCCCCACCGGCATCCACTTCGTCGGCGTCGGCATCTCCGGCGGAGAGGAAGGCGCGCTCAACGGCCCGTCGATCATGCCCGGCGGCTCGGAGGACTCCTACCGGACCCTCGGACCCATCCTCGCGTCGATCGCCGCGGTCGCCGAGGGCGAGCCCTGCGTCACCCACGTGGGCACCGACGGCGCCGGCCACTTCGTCAAGATGATCCACAACGGCATCGAGTACGCCGACATGCAGTTGATCGGCGAGGCGTACGACCTGCTGCGCACCGTCGGCGGTCTCCGGCCGCAGGCCATCGCCGACGTCTTCGCCGCGTGGAACAAGGGCCCGCTCGAGTCCTACCTGATCGAGATCACCGCGGAGATCCTGCGCCAGGTAGACGCCGCGACCGGTGAGCCGTTCGTGGACGTGGTGCTGGACCAGGCCGGCTCCAAGGGCACCGGTGTGTGGACCGTGCAGAACGCCCTCGATCTCGGCATCCCGGTGGGCGGCATCGCCGAAGCCGTGTTCGCCCGCGCCGTCTCCTCCAAGCCGGCGCAGCGCGCGGCGGTCCGCGGGCTGGTCACCTCCCGCCCGGAGGTGCAGAAGGCCGAGCCCGGCTTCGCCGACGACGTCGCCAAGGCCCTCTACGCCTCGAAGGTCGTCGCCTACGCGCAGGGCTTCGACGCCATCATCGCCGGCGCCGAGAAGTACGGCTGGAACATCCACAAGGACGCGATCGCCAAGATCTGGCGCGGCGGCTGCATCATCCGCGCGGGCTTCCTCAACCGCATCGCGGAGGCGTACACCGAGAACCCGGACATCGCCACGCTGCTCGAGGCGCCGTACTTCGCGCAGGCCGTCACCGAGGGAGAGGCCGCCTGGCGTCGCATCGTCGCCACCGCCGCACTCTCCGGGGTGCCGGTCCCGGGCTTCAGCTCCGCCCTCAGCTACTACGACTCGCTGGCCGCCGAGCGCCTTCCCGCGGCGCTCATCCAGGGACAGCGCGACTTCTTCGGCGCCCACACCTACCGGCGCACCGACAAGGAAGGCACGTTCCACACCCTGTGGTCCGGCGACCGCACCGAGATCGAGACCGAGGGCTCCAGCCACTGA